In Ochrobactrum vermis, the following proteins share a genomic window:
- a CDS encoding BA14K family protein: protein MKRFTYSLFAACLSLGMGLSAVAGTANAAQPSLMVTPSAQTSAPNVQNVQYYDYRDYWREDRRHWRHDRPRYRPYYRYDRRYWGPPPAYRYRPAPVYRGGNPHVRWCYNRYRSYRAYDNTFQPNYGPRRQCYSPYL, encoded by the coding sequence ATGAAAAGGTTTACTTATTCCCTGTTTGCCGCATGCTTGTCACTCGGCATGGGATTGTCTGCTGTTGCCGGGACTGCAAATGCGGCACAGCCGTCTCTGATGGTGACACCGTCCGCACAGACCTCCGCACCGAATGTGCAGAATGTTCAATATTACGACTACCGTGACTACTGGCGGGAAGACCGTCGTCACTGGCGACACGACCGTCCGCGTTATCGCCCTTACTATCGGTATGATCGTCGTTATTGGGGGCCGCCTCCCGCTTATCGCTACCGTCCAGCTCCGGTCTATCGTGGCGGCAACCCGCATGTGCGTTGGTGCTACAATCGTTATCGCTCTTATCGAGCCTATGATAACACGTTCCAGCCCAATTACGGGCCGCGGCGCCAGTGCTACTCGCCCTATCTCTGA